Part of the Mangifera indica cultivar Alphonso chromosome 4, CATAS_Mindica_2.1, whole genome shotgun sequence genome, attcttattttaaactttaacatatccttaaatattacattcattaatcaaatcaaaacaatcaagatattttatattcaacGTTTTACTTTTGAATGAACTCAACTTTTGCTCTCAATCATTCATGAGTGAAAAAGAATTgctaaaaatatatcaattaaaccctaaaccaccACTTCTCCCACCCTATAATCGCAATTCTTTCATATTTCAATTAAAGCTTCCATCCTTTTATTAAAAGGATGAAGAATGAGACAGACGCAAGTATTTCCTTTGTCATGTGTTGGGTTGGGTTGTTTGCAATtcaacatatattatataattttttttgatatattgtaAGCAAATAACATGTGCatgaagcaaaaaaataaattaatttaccttTATTATGCTTAATCTTTAAACTTTTGTAGTGTTAGGTTTTGTTGGTGTTTGCTGCGATAGAGTTTTAAATTAGGGATTTGGAATGTTTAGAGAGAATGACTATAGAGTGTCGTTGACGACTTGGCGCATTTATGAATTTATGtgaagataaatttgaaaaagttaaaaaatttaaattaaataaaataattttaaaacttgttttatttGGATCCGATTCGATGACCCGTTTTTGAATTTGACCTGCCCAATTTAGTCTAAAAAGATATATCGATCCGtatcattaattttatctatataaatcatatagTTAACCCTATAAATTATAGGGTTTAGCTGTGTTTCTTGCCCTCTCATGTATCTATCTAATTGAGCTAATCGAAGTCTAAATCCATGTAGCAAGTCTTGGATTATAGAAATAATTATCCTTAATAGAAAGAATCTAAACAAATGAGAAATTTTGGACAAAATATCATTGTTCAAGCATCAAGTTTCAATTGTTATAATAGTTACAACGattcacaattttatttttctgatgaTTAAGCCCTTATAGAGCAAGAGGTCGTAAGTCCTGACCGTTGACAAAAATAGAGGGAAATAATGAGCTACaatatttgcataattttaGGGACGTCCATCCAATTGTAGGGTTACCTACATGGGCTTGACTTCGACACAGACCGTATACTATAAATTATGAGGCTTAGCTGTGTTCCTTACCTCCACAAGTACCTGCCTAATTGAACTAATCGAATCCAAAcattaaaggaaaattttgagtGGCGTCCACCAGCACAGTTTTGGGCATTGAAGTCATCAATATCATATCTAATTCCTGCAATCGCCATTAAAtatgaagaaataaataaataatctccagatgcatcaaaacaatatatataagcATATGAGAAAATCAATATTCAATAACATAGATTTACTCCTGGCTGACACTTGCAGATCCAGCAATTCGATCATCTACCAATTTCTTTTGTTGCATTTCAGCCTCTCTGTGTCTTTGCAATAATGTGGGAAAATTCTAGAACACATTCATAAATGGAACCTAATATTTTCTCCACAACTGTATCAGATCAAACTTTCCTTCTGTTAACTACTCATCAGTCATGGAGAAGgaatcttcaaaaaaaaaaaaaaaaaaccattaaattGTTATCACATTATTCGCACACgcaaataataaattgattgaaAGACTACTCATCAGACGTGGAGAAAGTGTTGCAAGTGAAGGTGTAAGAAAGGCAAATGTAATCTGTCTTGAGATGAAGTGAGCAGTTGAGGTGGGACTCGCGCTTTAAATACTGAACTACCAGCAACCATATGGTTTTATTTAAGGGTTTCTTCAAAACTGGTATCtatctatgtatatatttatagacGCTTTTCAATgaattctttttcaaatgcAGTAAATGTTTCTTATCGATTTGTATGGAGCTGGGGGCAAAAGTCAAAGTCAATATTCCCTCAGATTTTATTGAAGGTTGTGTCACTTGTCAGTATGAAATCATGCCAACTGGCTTCAGAAAGTCGAAGTCAAGTCCATCTAGGAAACCCTATAATTGGACGGACGTCCCTAAAATTTTGCACAAAGTCACTGTAAAAGGACTCCATctgaattttaatttgagtgatgataaatatatatatatattttacttatcATCAACTAACTGGGATATGGCTTTATAATGCTTAGCTTTGCTTCTGGGCAGGTTAAGGGAACATTCAAAAACAGCAAAATTCATCTTATTATATCTCACAGTATGATGATGAGAAACGGGAATTGCCGCTGAAGCCTTTTTCCTCATTTAGCTGCCGCTTTTGTTTATGTGTACTTATGCGTGAAATCAATAAATTCAAGTTTGTGTCGCGTTTAATGAAAAAGTAGAGGTGTGAAAGTTCGGTCAGAAGTTTGATTGGTTATCATAATAAAGCATAAAACACAGATATTTGGCTTAAAGCATTAATGGGGCTTGTTTTCTATTGCCAGGTCAAACCATAATGGCAATAGGCAACATTTTCAGATTTTCCGCCTCGCTCAGCCACAGCCTCGGCTCTAGTTAGTGAGTGACCAAGGTCTGGTTCGCCCGTGTTTATACTGGCGTGCAtggttgaatttaaataatgaaattagattaaattttttaaaaattattgtttggcttagtttaaaattttttaatttttattttagtttaaattataagttaagtgatttttaaatcaaatcaaattataaaatcatattttttaaatatatatattatattatatttaacaaatttttttaataaataattaattgtataatttattttatctttatctttatatgtatattgtgtgtgtatatatatattatattatatttgacaaaaaaatttcaataaataattaattgtataatttattttatttatttttacatgtatattgtgtgtgtatatatttatatttatttatttattttacatatttatattagttataaaaaactataattcaattaattttattaaataatatatatttagaaatgaataattttaatttgttcaaatcatattttttctatttagtttaaaaattaaaatggtttaatttaatttaaagttttttcaaaatattttttcaatttttagtttaaaaaagcCCTCAGAACAAACTATATACACCCTCATTTGTTTCTCCTCCTCTTTTATGGTTGAGACTCACAATTTATCTGCCTACATCTTTACACTATATCAATTGACTaacaacttatttataaaaaccaCGTGATGTAATTAATCATATCCTCCTCAAGTCCCATCACAATCTCAACCTAAAATGCGGCAAATTGGAACAAATTATAACACAAAGTTAGCCAAAACACACTGATGGCCAATGTAAAGAGGATACAAGGCATGGAATATATATGAAGGACAAACTGTTTATAGAAGCCACTATTACTTGAGAGCATAAGTCAATGTGCAAAATCTTCATAACTCAGACAGAAATAATTTAAGGTTTTAGGCCACTTAATTTGAGATTGTGAAAATACCCAGGTGATATCATGAAGCAGAGTAGACAACAAATTCGTATCAGGgaatataatttacaaatgagggcaaaaaaaaaaaaaaatgttgactCTCCTATGGGTAAGATCACAGGCTTTAGGCAACTTTCTCCATCAGTTACCTAAAAAGCAAGTGAAACCAATGCCTTGTACTTTCAGCTGACATAGTAAAATTATGACATGCACAAAGGTAGAAAATGATGTAAACCAAACCTCAAAATCATCTCCCCCACAATCTTGGTATTAACAGTTTGAGTTTCATTATGATTGGCCCAAATTATCTTTCTACTATTAtccatagaaaaaaataatgaaattgtaAAACTAATCTGGGAACGAAGTTGACAATGGAGAAATAGAGAatgatattttgaaataatagtAATGAGAAAGAGTGTTTATTCATTACAATCGCgtaacaaaataacaaataagagaaataaaaagatataatcaACTAAATCactacaataaatttatttataatatatgaaacGACGTCACATTGataatacttaaaatagataactttgtatatattaattaactaaagatTAAAGCCCTTTTCTAACATTTTcgtattataaaaattaaaataatatatatttttttaaataaagaatcttatatgaattagattaTCACTTTTTTAGGACCAAACTAATCATATTAGAAATTCCAAATTTAACGACCGatctcataaatataaaattagataaattaaaaatttgctTTAAATATATCTCACTCGAATTAGATCAGAGTGATGGTCACTTTAAGCTTATGATTTTATGCAATTTGTTTGATATGGGACAATAAAAGGACAATCACTCAAGTATTGTCGTGTTTCTCTGCAGCAAGGGATGAACTCATCAAATGGAGTTCATCAACGATTTTACCACTCACGTACGTGTGGTTGTTGGTAACCACCACTTTTTTTAGTTGGGATTGTTTctactttaattttgtttaaagtgGCCATAATTCCTTTCACATTCAGCTTcatcttctctttgttttcGTGGATTTTCTTCAGAAGTTGCCTTTCTCCCCACTATATTTACATCCTTCTCAACTTCACCCTCATCTCCATTGCAGCTTCTTCATCTTTCGATTAGCAAAACAGCCCCCAACAAGTGGATAAAGTCACCCGAAAAGTCGAGAAGAAATTGCCTTAAAGAATATTCGGTGAATAATGACAGAGACGGAGGAGACGACATATTTATTCAGTCATTCTTATTGAAACTCAAGCCATGTATGGTTAATTTCTTTTACACAGTGTATAAATTAGAACAATCTTATCTGTgcttaatttcaaattaaaaataaaataataataaatcatataaagataattattttaatatttaattagatatccAAAACTACATGTAACAAATTTCGTTGGCGTAAATTATTAATGCTTTTAGATGGAAGCTGGAAGtgtctaataataaatatagatCAGCTGCgataaagaaagaataaaaagaaaattgacaacTCCACCGgacaattaataaaatgaatagaCAGATAAAATTAAACATCTTGGCTTGCTAAATTAGATCAATTTTACCATATTTTCCGTGTAGAGCCAATACACAACTCAAATAACAAGTTCAGTCAACTAATCATCAATGAAACGCAACATTTTCCCATGTCGGGTTTATTTCAAAGACTTCTTGTTTTTACTGAAATAACAGCAGTTTCGATATGTTCTTTCTTACATATTTGAGACATTAAACACAAGAAGGGGCGTTGCGGTTTCTATATACGCAGATACATAATAAttgcaaagaaagaaaaataaagagatcATAGAAGAAGGATGAGAAGACCATTAAGAATTAATACATGCAGCTGGAGAGAAGTAAATGCAGATCCCGGACGAATATTATGACTTTTAGTGGTTTTTCTCttaatctttttccttttgtcATACATTTTGTGGCCTTAAAGCTTGACAATTTCTGGAATATGTACTGGGTACCGATCAATGCAGTCCGCCCAAGGGCCATCGACTGGTGTCTTGATGGTTTTATTGCACTTCCAAATTGCACTGTTGCATTTAAACCCACTACCGAAAGCAATCTGCCAAATTCTATCTCCCTTTTTCATTCTCCCCTTTGATTCAATATAGCTCATTTCATACCAGAGGGACGAAGAAGATGTGTTTCCAAATCGGTGCAGTGCCATTCTGGAGGCCTCCACGTGCTCTGCTGACAGCTGCAAATTCTTTTGCAATTCATCTATGACTGCCCTTCCACCCGCATGGATACAAAAGTGCTCAAAAGCCTGCTTGAAATCGGGGATGTAAGGTTTCCACTTGGGGTTGAAAATTTTACGGCCAATAAGAGTTAAAAGAAACAAGAGTTGTTCGGATGCAGGAAGGACAAGAGGTCCAATTGTTGTGATGTTGGATTTTAAAGCCTCTCCTGCTATTGCCATGAGATCTTTGGATAATGAAATCCCTACTTTGCCttctttgtcttcttcttcaaatACACAACGGTAAGCCTTTTCATCTGCGCCTTTGTGGGTGCGAACAACATGAACCAGGCGGTACTTAGCCCGGTGACTCTCGGATCTTCGGTTCGATAACAAGATGGCCGCTCCACCCATTCGGAAGAGGCAGTTTGGAAGAAGCATGGCTCTTTCATTTCCTTGGTAGTAGTTTGGTGTGATGATCTCTGTGCTCACTACTACTGCGTTAGAATTTGGATGCACTTGAAGAAGATCACGAGCTAAGTCGATAGAAATAACCCCTGCACTGCATCCCATGCCGGATAGATTGAAGCTTTTAATGTTGCTTCTGAGCTTGTATTTATTAATCACCATAGCTGATAAGGATGGTGTTGGAGAGAAAAGACTGCAATTCACTATAAGAATGTCGATGTCTTTAGGCTTAAGACCAGTTTTCTTGAACAAAGAATCCATGGCTGAGAAGATAACAAGCTCAGCCTCTCCTCTTGCAGCCTCCATCGTTGGAGTTGGAGGAATGTAGTGAATAGCCGGAGGCAAGCAAGTCTCTTCACCAAGCCCTGACCTCTCAAGAATTCTCATCTGGAACTCAACACTCTTAGGGTTGTTCTTCAAGTTGAGCCTGGAGTGCTCCATGAACGTGGCAAAGGGGACACGGCAGGTCACCGGAGGTTTGAAACAAGCATAGTCCACCAAATAGATGGTTCTCGGCTTCGACATGAAATAAACAGTGGCAACAAAAATGATGAGGAAAGAAGAACAAAGAATCTGAACAAGATCAAAGTGAAGCGACCGCCAAAGATTAACAATTTCCTCAGGGCCTAAACGAAGAACCTCAAGGATAATGGCTACCATGACGGGCACAAGTAAGAGGTAAAGAAAGTGATTGACAAGGTACTGGTAACCAAGTTTAACATACTTGAGTTTAACAGAACTCAAGAAGTCCGGCAAGATTTGAGGCATTGTTGTGGAAGTAGTAGTAGTATTAGTAGTTTGAGatgaaagagagaagagaaatgTTGGTGGTGGAAGAAAGATGAGAAAGGATTGAGGGCAATCGGAGTAGTGAAGGTAGGAATTTAAAGGCAACGGGGCCGGGACCAGTGAAGAGGCAGATGGGAGGATTAAATGAAGGACTACACGTCACTCAACGCTCACTTAACTTGCCATTAATATTTCACaactctttcatttttatttttctggttCAACCTAAACCAACCCTGCCGATCTTCAGGATTTTTGGTACATCCCTCTAGTTTCTCCCCacttaaaaattgaatataattataactacAATCAAAATTcactcatttatattaattacattaaaaaaaaaacctttaataaaggaaaaatatgtttttactCCAACATTAAAAACAGgcgataatataattttttttatcgttaaaatcttttaacaatcattttttgtttgttaaaattataaatttatttaattttaacaaaattacaaataattaattattaaaatagtatttatatcaataaaatatttattcgcttattatttttttctcattaatactaaatttttttataattttacatgctatcttattcatttataataaggtttacttaataaaaatttttttaatcgatATTTTTACTTCTATTCATATActctttcaattatttatttatatatatatattgttcaaaataattatatattatattatgaatctTTTACAAATGCTTAGATAGTAGttcaaaactaattaaattataatatctttatattttattttatttctaaaagtGGTATAATCTTCATTTTAGTATGTTCATACATGCTATCTCTAGTAAGTGATAACTGCCAGCCATAGGTAAATTTAAGCAAACTGGACAGTACAGCAGTTGGCTGgaggataaaaattttgaatgaaaattaagG contains:
- the LOC123212824 gene encoding 3-ketoacyl-CoA synthase 6 yields the protein MPQILPDFLSSVKLKYVKLGYQYLVNHFLYLLLVPVMVAIILEVLRLGPEEIVNLWRSLHFDLVQILCSSFLIIFVATVYFMSKPRTIYLVDYACFKPPVTCRVPFATFMEHSRLNLKNNPKSVEFQMRILERSGLGEETCLPPAIHYIPPTPTMEAARGEAELVIFSAMDSLFKKTGLKPKDIDILIVNCSLFSPTPSLSAMVINKYKLRSNIKSFNLSGMGCSAGVISIDLARDLLQVHPNSNAVVVSTEIITPNYYQGNERAMLLPNCLFRMGGAAILLSNRRSESHRAKYRLVHVVRTHKGADEKAYRCVFEEEDKEGKVGISLSKDLMAIAGEALKSNITTIGPLVLPASEQLLFLLTLIGRKIFNPKWKPYIPDFKQAFEHFCIHAGGRAVIDELQKNLQLSAEHVEASRMALHRFGNTSSSSLWYEMSYIESKGRMKKGDRIWQIAFGSGFKCNSAIWKCNKTIKTPVDGPWADCIDRYPVHIPEIVKL